The sequence TTCCTAGGTTGTCACCGACGCAtgtactctttcttttttttttttctctgagagagatagatagcacgctatccgctttgtttatttcatttagaaataaactttgctggaaatgtgaatcaattaggattcgaacttgagatctcaggtaccaaccaggccaccaagccctttgccacttgctctagagacagtcggtCACGTACTCTTATTAATTATATCAATTTAACGCTAACATACTATCAGAGTTAATTAGTCTTAAACACCGTCAGTTTAATGAAATCGTTAGTTCAATTCTCCCCATCAGCAATGCATTGGCTagttaaatatctatatatCGGTCATATTTTTCTCCGATCTCTCCTGTcaagatatatatgtattgtgGTCCTCATATCCACCATGCACATAGCTGTTTCCTATTAGATCGATTTAGTAGGTACATGACAAAAATTGATGAATagcaatctctctctctctctctctctctctctctctacaacccATGTCAAAAAAACAGCAAAGTTAAGGCTGTAACAACTAGCTAACAATGGCTAGGTTTCTAATTAATAAGTCCAACCCCATGTAAATTTTGGATGAATTAATTATAGaatagaaagaagaaaagattttttttaaaaaaaaaaaaaacaaaagaaaccaATCCTTAGTTTGTACGAACAGGATAAAACTTAAGTGGGGAGCTCTCCACAACGCGTAAAGCAACATATTTTCTTACCGAGCGATGTTAACCCCTACAATCCAAACGAATCCTATCGTGGCCTTAATTTTCATCTATAGTCTtgtcaatttctttttttttttcttttactaaaatttgaaattatataactcttatatggATGTTTCTAATCCTGCAACTCCCTTTGGTTTGCAAACTAATTAGTATTCATTTTAATCTTATATTACTCCTAATTATGATCATTTTCACCGCGGTGAGTCTGAAATGAATTTCAAATCTACGAAGAACAtctaaagttaatttttttttaagatatgtACAAAAGCTACCACGCGACAGTAGATCAGAAGCTTCCCTATGAAAAGTCATCGGGGACCTCCCTACACAAGTTTTTTCCTCCATGGACATGTACTAGAGGAGCTAAGATACAAGAGAAGTAGGTAAGAGAAAGGGACCTGAAAGAGACATGGTAATTAGCTATAAATAAAAGAGAGTAGAgagatgagatgagatgagatgagatgagatTTGAAGCATTGAGCTACAATTGTGGCTTTTGAATTGGGACTAGGGCCCCCATGTCACACCACCAGTGGGCATGACCTAACTAGATGAGAATTATTACCTACATCTAGTGTATAAATGTATGAGATACACTACACCACTAAAATATATAGGGCCGTTCAAATTTTGTGTAACGATACGTGCAATAGTTTTTCATGCGTGCTGCTGCACGCGGGGCCGTAGAAAATTGCTCCAAAATGCTCTGATAGAGGTTTTTATTAGGttttagaattaaaatctaattcacaTAATATATTCTATGATATTCATATGGcctacatacaaaaaaaaaaaaaaaagagggaaaaattCCATGAATTTTGAATGTTGACCTCGTATGTATCAATCAATGGTCCTTAATTTATAATTGTTAAGATTTCGTGTTGCACTCTCCAAAATGCTAGGATAGaggtttcaaaaataaaatccaactcATTGACTATGTTCTATGATTTTCAAATGTCCTACGTACATATTAAGaatcataaattttgaataattaataGCTTGCAGATCAAATAAtgccttttttttctctactgtgGATTGGAAATTCTACTTAATAAGGACTGCTTGATTGTTTAGTAAATTAGTTTTTCGATATTGTAgatcgtgtgtgtgtgtgtgtatatatagagttaggctgatatactatcgatagtacggagaccttcgtgctaccaagttattttcaattataCGACTTTCAAATCgccgatcggctccgttagatttgatctacactattaaaaatatttgaaaactaaatttcataatttttcgacatcatttacctatcaaacgagtagtctaaaaataaatggctgaaaataaaaatctcataaaaaataatgataaaatacttgaatttaagatcaaagatattcatcttactctaaatagtgaaaagaattttctataaaaaattcatcaaatttggattattttacaccgttaaattcacaaacacatcacaccgaccattaaaattattaattttgagatcttttgatcactaaccaaatggtgttgaaaaattatgaaatttagttttcaaatactttatttagtgtagatcaagtctaacggagccgattgtcgatttggatgccgcaccattgaaaacaacttgatagcacggaggcctccgtactaccgataatataccaaCCTATCTCATATAGATTAAATTTGGATCAAAAGATATAGTATGCTAGGAGTTAAGTGTGGTGCATGAGGCGCAAACGGGTGCACCGGGTGTAGGCAATAATGTCTTGTGGCTCGGGCCAAAAAAAACCCATGTGGCTGGTCCCCGGCCCGCGCCCGCCATGCACATGATCAAATGATCCGTTTACAATGTGCCCGTGCCCGTGCCCGTGCCCGTGAGCACATTTTTAGGTGGGTTATGAGTGTGGACACCACATGTGGGACTAGTCACGCTCGAGTGATGGACGtactaacaaattaaaaattataattataatatcttAAAATTTTCACATTTGTTGGTTAATTTGcggattattcgcgaattattcgtgaattattgaaaatccgaattaaacgatCCATTTACGAATTTTTACCAAAGAAaatgaattattcgcgaatttttggagtagccgaataattcgcgaattattaaaaatttgaataaaaaacttataatttttatatttaaatatagattatcttatattttatattttataccgaattcgTTTTTCAAGCCGAAtatttcaacgaatttaaaaattagaaaacgaattttatacgTCCTATACTCGTTCCGAATTTTTGCTGAATCTGAATTAACTAAGTATGGTTTCACatcaaatatatgtatatttaacaataaaatCATCATGTATGACTGCTCTAAAATTTATAGAATCTAGGCATCAAAACAGCCATATATTAGATGTCGTCGGTTCTATGTGTGATATCCAAATTATTCCACATCGgattattagtaataataactggatttaagcattttgtATTGATGGTTTtagtccaacgagttattattgctagtgggtcggaTCATTacgtttggtatcagagccggttcactaACTTAAAGTGTAAAGTGGCCCTCATATCGCCTAGTAATTTTGAGCTGTGTGTGTTTGTGCTAACAAGGGCGTCTCTAAGCAGGTGAAGTATGTAACACCCCAAAAGAAAGTCCCAAATCGGATTGGAAAGCGGTTCTAATTGGGAATATATGAGAGCTCCAACTTTGGATTGGAAGTTGGAATTCTGATTGGAAATATATGAGAGCTcgcaccctaataataataactgagtttaaaCATTTTAGGTGCCCCACGAGTTATTGATATATATGTAGAGTGTAGTGAAAACACTATTTATTTACTACTAGAAAATTAAAGAGTATTCCTATGTCATCGAATCTTTTTCTTCATATTGTTACACAAAACTGTGCAGTGCAAAGATACAATGATATACTCACAAAAAAACTAGATTTCTTACATTAAACTTGCTTATCATAGATACAAATCTATCCTCATTGCAAATACAAATGTATGCTCATCAGAAATACATAAAGCTGCAGCAAAAAGAAGTACATAACATGTAGCTGCTCACAACTTCACAACATATATATCCTTATCATAGATACAAACAGGCAATGAGGAGTGCAATTGCAAGTGAAAAGAAATGCAATTTCACTAATGAACATCACAGATACATAGATAATTATAGTACACATGCATCATTCTGTATTGTTCATGGAACCATGCATGCTTCAGTAGTCACAAATTGTTCATTCTAAATGTGGAACCATGCTCCATTTAGCGAAATGTTACCAATATTATCAGATTCATTCAAAGTATTCAAAAAGCAGCACTAGTTACTTAAAGTACCCAAAAAGCAATCAAAAATTACATCCATTCAGAGTATATATcccaaaaatataaatgaaaatttctttttaaacaTCTCCACTGATTTAGTAGGCCTCCCATTTCATCAATTGCACTCATGGCTTGACTTTCTTAGTACTCTCAGGctgggtttggtttgggtataagtaagaactgcttatttcaggaataggtacaagttcagatataagcatgaattagattaattttgcatttagatgaaaattgggttgttcttaggaataagataaataatgtttGAATGGTTAAATTAGAACAAgaagaataagagttataatttgaaattaaaattatattctctaattaattaacatcaaaatattacttaaaaataaataataaataaattattaataataaattataaataataaaataataatatcgattatctaattattaataattattattaaataattattattaataattattaacaaataattataaattataaataataaattaatagtaatatcgattatctaattattagtaataattattaattaataataatatcgattatctaattattaagaataataattattaataatttNtaataaattaataataattattatctaattattaataattaattctaaataattaattaattaattattttattatctaagcaataaataataatttaaatatattaattagattaattaataatttactatcattaaaattaaatttaaactttaattaaccttgttctcatcCGGGAACAAGTTTGTTCCAGAAAAAATGTGGAATatcagttccagccttataccagcttatttcaggAACCTGAAAACTACTGTTCCCGGACACCAAATGcagcgtttgggaacaaaagggggaataagggcttattccccttcttgttcccgaaccaaacgctacctgaGACTCCTAATTCTCCAGATATTTGATTTGCTCTCCCTTTTGATGTTAGTCTATTTTCTTTGCCCTTGTACTTTCAATAACGATGTAACACTTAAAAAATTCTACATTAGATGGGAAAGGAATTCTAATTGGGAATATAAGAGACTACGCACCCTAGTTAACTGGACGTAAGCATTTTGAGTCAATGGTTTGAgctcaataaattattattgttaggaggccggatcgttacatttggcaTCAAAGCCGAATGCCAGTCAAAAGTATTAAAGCTAAGtactatgcgggacaaagtacTGCGTCATGGGTTTAGTGGGAGCCACATCTTGAATCCATAGGAACCATATCTAGAATTAGAGTTTGTAACGCTCCAATAGTCCCAAGTCTCGCGCTCTAGTAATAATACCTAGGCTTAAGCATATTGAATCGATGATTTAGgtccaacaaattattattactagcaggTCGGTGCTAGCAGGTCGAATCATTACACAATATTCGTCAAGggttttatttttaacattCTTTCCATTGCTAGCACTTGCTTGAGATGGTGTTTCAGGTTGACACAATAATGTAGCAGTTTGTTGTTTCATTATTTCcttttcggtttttttttttttttttttaagtgtaaCTTTTAGAGACCAGTGCAAATCCCatgatgaaaaattttatgAGCACCGCTTCTGTGGTGAGACTATCAAATTACTTGTCCATCACGTGGATGCCCCAATTTTAAAGCGATAAGAACGGTGGATTTGAGAGTCTCGCGATGGAATGGTTCTTCATAGTGGGTAACAAAATGGTAACATTTAAGTGGTGACTCCCAGATTTGTGCTAGTTGTGGGTCCATTGGGTGCAATGAGAATGACTCTGTAATTGTTTGATTTGGTCTCCTATTTTGGTTTATCAACTCTCGAGTTCCCTTTTAGGATTGGATGAGTCACTTCTCAGAAGGAACATAAAATGTTGGAAAGGAAAAGGATTTCTTGTGGTCTTGGCTCAAAGCTTCATCATCCAATCTTGTTGGAACCTACTTATTCACATTGTCTCACATCAAATACCTCTCGTGTCGAgatctgtttggttcatctattttagacactggaatcggaatgggagtCTCTGATTTTGATAGTTGTTGTTATTTTATAGGAAGCATATTACAATTTTCATTCCTCTCCGAAATGAAAATGTTTCAATTCATTTATGGTTCaatctgattttaaattctaatactCATTGGATTGTGTACTATGTATTGAACAAATCGCGTACCTATTCTCACGTCCTAACAACACCTAAATGTTACTCGACTAATCGTTGCAACTTCGATTTGGGACCGTTGGTCGAAACTGCCGATATTTTTTGCATTTGTCCCACTTCAATTGCACCGTCCATCGGAATAATCTTAAGTTCGATACTCTCGCGTGtttattttgttgctttttcATTGTCGAGATTATATAGATTCTATTGGTAAAATTCAGTTCTATTTAAAGGGTTTTAGAACAATGGTAACGAGCACTTtgccttcttttcctttttctttttgtaattttatgttCTCTCAGGTTGCTTGGATCCGGAACACTTCAAAAACTTCAAACTTGTCGAGAGGAAGCAactaagggcctgtttgttttCTTTGAAGTTCTTCGTGGAGTGGAAGTGGCCACTTCGTAGAAAGTCACAATATCCCAGTTTCGGAGTAGTTCCTAAAATTTGCAAGTTGGTGGGTTCTGTATAAAATTTAGgacaaactttaaatatcattcctgtggtttcactctttctcattttaataccctgtagtttaaagtgtatcaagttagtatcctgtggtttcgcattttctcactttagtatcctatggtttaaagtgtatcaagttactatcatatggtttcgcactttctgaCTTTAATACCCTgcagtttaatattttattaaaaaaagaaaaaatcacagagtactaaaatttATGCACGGCCCATCTCAGCAAGCCCTCACTTCATGTACGGCGCGAAGTCGCGACTTCCTGTGAACAGCGAGTGTGGTCGAGTTCCGCGAAGTGATGGGCGCAATGGGCTCTAATTCACAGTTATCAAACTTGTCCAGAGTCATAATGTGGCTAAGTTCTGATCTGACTTCAATCTCGGCTCTTTTTTATCTAGACATCATAATATTCGAATGAATACATTTCACGTCTggtccttaaactttaatttgcagtaattttttatttatattttcagaatTATTGAATTAAGTCgtacaatttaatttagttgactaaaatattgataaattgaTGTGACgataattaaaatgctatatCACTTTTGCAATTGTGGAGCGCAGAGTAAAAGCGACTAATTTATACAAGACAACCTATGTTATTAATAGTGCTCATTCagcattttttttctccccctcttCCAGTGGACTCTGTATGTAATGTAGAGATGCAAACGAGGTGGATCGGGGGGCGGGAGGGGTCCTCTACCTCCCGCGCTGTTGTTTTATTGGGTCGAAGCGAATTTAAAATggattagtttttattttatattttgctcTCATTTACCGCTTTATTCGGATCGGATCAGAAAGGGAGCAGATTTTTAACGGATTGGGAcggatcaaaagaaaaataaggtCTATCATCTCTCGTTTCATTTTCTTAACGAATCGGAGAGGATTTGGGACAGATTacctttttctatatttttggcTTCTACTTACCATCCTATTCGGGGCAAATTGGACCAGGATGTCAGGGGTTAAATACTGGAAAATTTTATGAAGAACCCTCAACTGTAGACCGTTTTAACTTTGTTCTTGTTCGAGCGATATTTTctgctttattttattatccaaaCTCATTTAGTTGATAAAATgaaaattctattaattttgGTTATATATTAGGTATTTATTCTAAATTGCTTAAAatcttcaaatttaattaaataataattacttttaaattaaaattactaaatttcaATTATAAACATTAAAGTTCAGGAAGTCTTTTCAAAATAGATTATAGTTGAGGGTGTCTCTTCACAAATTTTCAcctaaataattaagtaaatgaAACTAGATCCTACAAACACGTGTGACTCATGTGGTGCAGATTTGGTTGACATTTACAAAGAACCCCCTCAACTTAATTCCCTcaacttaatttattattcaaatccctcgactttttatttttttcactattaggtgatttttttttcaactacgttaaaaattttatcatatttatggGTAATTTAATCGTACTTAATAGTTTTTGATTCTTTTTACCAAATGAAATTTGGATAACACCTTTTGGATTCACACCCCCTTAACTTTAGCCTTTTTACAATTAAGTAATTTTtatcaactaaattaaaaaaattatcaaatttatgaGTAATTTTAGCATATTTAAGATTTATTAAccattttttagtaaataaaatttgaatgattAGCAATAACAGCTAATATAacctttaaatttaaaacataagtggaaaaactcaaataaaaaaagtgaaagcTAAAATGGTGACAATCAGAAAAAGATTAGGGGCCAATTTCTGACTAGCTACAGGTGAGGGGGTTATCCTACGTTTTTCCCAAACGATTTAAAAATTCAACGTTCAATTTCGCCCGCCAAATCTCCCGCGGGACtaatccgaaaaaaaaaaagaaaatgcctttcgaattttgaatcatttcgaaaaaaaaaaagaaaaaaaaatttcccctCCTCCGTTTCAAAACacctcctcttcatcttcttcttcttcgaccaCACCCAAATcctgagctctctctctctctctctctctctctctctctctctctctctctctctctacccctcACAGATCATCCTCTCACTGGCGGCGCCTCCCTTTCGAGTACGTTCCCGCGCCTCCTTTCCTATGTAGCATCAGATCATTCCCTTTGATGGATTCGCGGGGTTCAGGTACTTTTTAGATCCTTTTCCCCTCTAAGTTCTTGTGCGAACTCCAATTTTGAGCTGAGGAGTTGCTCAATCGCCTGTTTGAAACTAGGTTGTTTGTTTTCCCCAAATTTCTTGGCTTTTTGCCGTTCATGGCTGTTTCGAGGTGCAAATCGTTGGATCTGGCCGGTTTTAGGGCGATTTCGAAGGGGCTATGAAGGGTTTCTGGTAGATTGATTCAAATTTGGTTGCTGTTTGGTGAAAAATCGGATCTTGGAACCTTCTGGAAGCTCCTTTCCATTTTTTTCCCCCACCCTCGATGTTTCCTTACAAACCCTAATTGAGGAATTATGGTGAGGGAGCTCCGTCTCGAGTCGTTCTACTCACGGCTACGCGACGCTGCCTCCGCCTCGTCTTCTTCCCCTCTCCTAATTTTTCCGTCAGCCTCGGATGCCGATTCGCTCTGTGCCCTAAAGATCCTGACCCACGTCCTCTCTTCCGATTCCATCCGCTACTCTGTGTATCCTGTATCTTCGTTCACCGAGATCGACAAACTCATTAGCCTCAATCTCCGCTCATCTGATCAGACCCTCTCTCTCCTGCTCCTTAATTGGGGTTGCCACCGCGACCTTCGTAGGTTACTAAATCTCGGCTCTGAAACCCGCGTCTTTGTGATCGATAGCCACCGACCCATTCACTTGCACAACCTCAGCGAAAATAACAACCGGGTTGTTGTTCTCTATACACAAGAAGATGAGCACCAGGCCGATCTGGCGTATGACTTTGATGTGTCGGCATTAGCTAATGCATCCGATCTTAATAGTGATGATGAGTTTGATGAGAATAGTGACAGCGATGAAGAGAGTGATACTGAGAATGATGAGGAGGATGGCAATGGTGGACGAAATAGCAAGCGGCGAAGGTTGTCCAGTGAATCTGAAACAGACCCAGTTAAGCTTTTCGGGAAGTTGAAAGCTGAGTATTACAAGTTGGGCACTTTCCACGGAAGGCCTTCGGGTTGCATATTGTTTGAGTTGGCTCATTTGTTAAGGAAGAACACTAATGAGTTGCTTTGGCTAGCTTGTGTCTCTCTTACTGATCAGTTTGTTCACGAAAGGCTGACGAATGAGAGGTATCAAGCCGGGGTGATGGAACTCGAACAACATATAAACAGTTCTGGTAATTTGGATATGGTTAGTTCAGTCACACTAAAAGATGGTACTAAGATTCAGGCTCCTGAGAACTCTCGTATAGCCTACGAAGATGAACCGAGGCTTATGCTATTGAGGGAGTGGAATTTATTTGATTCAATGCTTTGTTCCTCCTATATAGCTACCAAGCTCAAGACTTGGAGCGACAATGGGCTGAAAAAGCTGAAGCTTTTGCTTGCCAGGATGGGCTTTCCCCTTGTGGACTGCCAGAAGAAGTTCCAGTACATGAGCATGGAAGTTAAGCAGAAAATGAAAGACGAGTTCGAACGGTTCTTACCAGAGTATGGACTCACTGAGTTCTAT is a genomic window of Ananas comosus cultivar F153 linkage group 13, ASM154086v1, whole genome shotgun sequence containing:
- the LOC109719231 gene encoding cell division control protein 45 homolog; the protein is MVRELRLESFYSRLRDAASASSSSPLLIFPSASDADSLCALKILTHVLSSDSIRYSVYPVSSFTEIDKLISLNLRSSDQTLSLLLLNWGCHRDLRRLLNLGSETRVFVIDSHRPIHLHNLSENNNRVVVLYTQEDEHQADLAYDFDVSALANASDLNSDDEFDENSDSDEESDTENDEEDGNGGRNSKRRRLSSESETDPVKLFGKLKAEYYKLGTFHGRPSGCILFELAHLLRKNTNELLWLACVSLTDQFVHERLTNERYQAGVMELEQHINSSGNLDMVSSVTLKDGTKIQAPENSRIAYEDEPRLMLLREWNLFDSMLCSSYIATKLKTWSDNGLKKLKLLLARMGFPLVDCQKKFQYMSMEVKQKMKDEFERFLPEYGLTEFYYRSFLRIHGYCSKVSAADVVYGVTALLESSAEPKESSAAEQFWVAYSALSLNNVDQLRKGMQCAIDIQRAILRQGSSAVTKTGFIRSGRKFRWVKLEDPVDTKKLGHPQALTKFCFFLMDALKERGAKMKPLICACLAKEPEKVLIVGVCGKPRLGAIEGNSFGLAFKTAAEEIGADYFHELFESSWIVLDTVAVSSFMIRLTEKL